In one window of Drosophila ananassae strain 14024-0371.13 chromosome XR, ASM1763931v2, whole genome shotgun sequence DNA:
- the LOC123257598 gene encoding uncharacterized protein LOC123257598, protein MSFEEIKAAKIVCLRNAQVCFGDDRRLIQKDQPLQKRSQLFKLTPYIGQDGLLRVGGRLRQSQLPEEVKHPILLPKAHHITKLILEHEHWVNLHPGTSALFVIVRQRYWIIGARNLIRKVTHNCIRCFRHRHHTTHQLMSDLPSIRITQSLPFVNSGCDYAGPITLKDRKGRNAKKSKGYICLFVCLVTSALHLELATDLSTETFLAALRRFMLLRGKCAQIYSMAGTLSEQGDHWKRCYNSWHLHSIRIESRRHWQMKTLNGSSFHRTHLTGK, encoded by the coding sequence ATGTCTTTTGAAGAAATCAAGGCAGCAAAAATAGTATGCCTGCGGAACGCACAGGTGTGCTTTGGAGATGACAGAAGGCTTATACAAAAGGATCAACCACTGCAAAAAAGGTCGCAGTTATTCAAGCTAACCCCGTACATTGGACAGGATGGTCTGCTACGAGTTGGAGGCCGTTTGAGGCAATCTCAATTACCAGAAGAAGTCAAACACCCGATATTACTTCCTAAGGCACACCACATTACGAAGCTAATCCTGGAACACGAGCACTGGGTAAACTTACATCCAGGCACATCTGCACTGTTTGTAATAGTTCGCCAACGATATTGGATAATTGGAGCACGCAACCTGATAAGAAAAGTCACCCACAACTGTATCAGATGCTTTCGTCACAGACACCATACTACGCATCAACTCATGTCCGACTTGCCAAGTATCAGAATCACACAATCACTTCCCTTTGTCAATTCTGGATGTGATTATGCTGGACCAATTACTCTCAAGGATCGAAAGGGTCGCAACGCTAAGAAGTCAAAGGGATACATATGCCTCTTCGTGTGCCTCGTCACCTCGGCACTACACCTGGAACTAGCCACTGATCTCAGCACGGAGACATTTCTGGCAGCTCTGAGAAGATTCATGTTGCTCCGAGGAAAATGTGCACAAATCTACAGTATGGCAGGAACTTTGTCGGAGCAAGGCGACCATTGGAAGAGATGCTACAACTCCTGGCATCTTCACAGCATAAGGATCGAGTCCCGCAGACATTGGCAGATGAAGACATTAAATGGGTCTTCATTCCACCGTACGCACCTCACTGGGAAGTAA